From a region of the Daphnia magna isolate NIES linkage group LG1, ASM2063170v1.1, whole genome shotgun sequence genome:
- the LOC116917059 gene encoding THO complex subunit 5 homolog isoform X2: MSKISKRIESESVKQDTKKNKNELSILAVANKVKESSKNFMEIEEKEVESRTGENDLKMFKETCSEVRRLMTDILKLKVSGKTDEETKKKIMEKRVEASLLFVTLKKLNRIDKLRLKKARDTTHDAKQRVDSFHLQLENLLYEVFHLKKEVDKCLEFKSKDEDIELVPVEEFYQEAPPSISKTELTKSNQHKLTLARLEWEFEQRKRLSEQCRNLEQNREKASNEIAQKQKQLESLLPRLNSILESTRPLQEELNLPVERIKFQKELALLLPDPLYILYSQIKAFIEACDPSLQISIEGGMEDALNFGSKNKTGLDEILEDVDSAESDMEAEYETNKRTVTSNKMKTDWQLTRHPLRIQLTVERVVINFAYLITLNIVVVDCKPLQRDNGIDQHCIIDNLLSEIFPNDHGDESPNWVNCFQARSMVNGKINEQGKPYLWAQRLAGLDFNGVVKSTPQTFINTEFVESVVVALKNRINYRFQFVKVLHLLEKGELNLNQDSNAAFPATIYSRLVSWAPSSYEECIVTSKNLDQLLNFLEINPKALMFFKATIERESAKLLAIFVVPVDYPNSAPICSLELLWNGKHTRENSEIIRGIEAEVNVSINELPPQHKIDILIVQLKKLTLHLDLITEIDGQLMKRGGGSWQSQAKPEFSAEKMIPQLIKGHDRTFPTKYDAGSGFFLHQ, encoded by the exons ATGTCTAAAATATCTAAACGAATTGAATCTGAATCGGTGAAacaagacacaaaaaaaaacaaaaatgaactttCGATATTAGCAGTGGCGAATAAAGTGAAAGAATCTTCCAAG AATTTCAtggaaattgaagaaaaagaagttgaaTCCAGAACAGGAGAGAATGATTTGAAAATGTTCAAGGAAACATGTTCTGAAGTCAGGAGATTGATGACAGACATTTTGAAACTGAAAGTTTCAGGCAAAACAGATGAAGAAACCAAGAAAAAGATAATGGAAAAAAGGGTTGAGGCATCTCTGCTTTTTGTAACCTTGAAAAAACTGAACCGAATAGATAAACTTAGGCTGAAAAAGGCAAGGGACACAACCCACGATGCAAAACAACGTGTGGACTCATTTCATTTACAACTTGAAAACTTGTTATATGAAGTTTTTCATCTTAAAAAAGAAGTTGACAAGTGCTTGGAGTTCAAGTCAAAAGATGAAGATATTGAGCTAGTCCCAGTTGAAGAGTTCTATCAGGAGGCACCACCTAGCATTTCTAAAACA GAGCTCACCAAAAGCAACCAGCACAAGTTAACTTTGGCCCGTTTGGAGTGGGAATTCGAACAACGAAAACGTCTCTCGGAACAGTGCCGCAACTTAGAGCAAAATCGAGAAAAGGCCTCAAATGAAATTGcccagaaacaaaaacaacttgaAAGTCTGTTACCTAGACTAAATTCTATTCTTGAG TCTACACGTCCACTACaagaagaattaaatttaCCTGTGGAACGGATCAAGTTTCAAAAAGAACTGGCGTTGCTGCTGCCGGATCCTCTTTATATCTTATACAGTCAAATAAAAGCTTTTATTGAAGCATgtg ATCCATCATTGCAGATATCCATCGAAGGTGGAATGGAAGATGCCTTGAATTTTggttcgaaaaacaaaactggtTTGGACGAAATTCTGGAAGATGTAGATTCTGCAGAATCTGATATGGAAGCTGAATATGAAACTAATAAACGCACGGTGACTtcgaataaaatgaaaacagattGGCAACTTACTAGACATCCTTTACGTATTCAACTGACGGTTGAGCGCGTTGTAATCAATTTTGCGTActtaatcacattgaatattgTCGTTGTGGACTGTAAGCCATTACAGCGAGACAATGGAATCGA TCAGCATTGTATAATTGATAATCTTCTATCCGAAATTTTCCCGAATGATCATGGCGATGAATCACCAAATTGGGTCAACTGCTTCCAAGCAAGATCAATGGTTAATGGCAAAATTAACGAACAAGGTAAACCATACCTCTGGGCGCAGCGATTAGCCGGGTTAGATTTCAATGGTGTGGTGAAGTCTACGCCCCAAACTTTCATCAATACGGAGTTTGTTGAATCG GTTGTTGTTGCCCTTAAAAATAGGATCAACTATCGTTTTCAATTTGTTAAGGTTTTACATCTTCTTG AAAAAGGTGAACTAAATCTCAACCAGGATTCGAATGCTGCTTTTCCTGCAACAATATATTCGCGGCTTGTTTCGTGGGCTCCATCCAGTTATGAAGAATGCATTGTGACCTCAAAGAATCTGGATCAACTACTGAACTTTCTGGAAATAAATCCCAAAGCCCTTATGTTTTTTAAGGCAACCATTGAAAGGGAATCGG CAAAGTTACTTGCCATTTTCGTGGTTCCTGTCGACTATCCGAACTCCGCACCAATTTGTTCTTTGGAATTACTTTGGAATGGGAAACATACTAGAGAAAACAGTGAAATCATACGG GGAATTGAAGCTGAGGTTAACGTTTCTATTAATGAACTACCTCCACAGCACAAAATTGATATATTGATTGTGCAATTGAAGAAATTGACATTACATCTAGATCTGATTACAGAAATTGATGGGCAGTTAATGAAACGAGGGGGTGGAAGCTGGCAATCGCAAGCTAAACCAGAATTTTCCGCCGAGAAAATGATTCCGCAACTGATTAAAGGTCATGATAGAACATTTCCGACCAAATATGATGCTGGTTCTGGCTTCTTTCTACACCAATGa
- the LOC116917059 gene encoding THO complex subunit 5 homolog isoform X1, with protein MSKISKRIESESVKQDTKKNKNELSILAVANKVKESSKNFMEIEEKEVESRTGENDLKMFKETCSEVRRLMTDILKLKVSGKTDEETKKKIMEKRVEASLLFVTLKKLNRIDKLRLKKARDTTHDAKQRVDSFHLQLENLLYEVFHLKKEVDKCLEFKSKDEDIELVPVEEFYQEAPPSISKTELTKSNQHKLTLARLEWEFEQRKRLSEQCRNLEQNREKASNEIAQKQKQLESLLPRLNSILESTRPLQEELNLPVERIKFQKELALLLPDPLYILYSQIKAFIEACVLFYSDPSLQISIEGGMEDALNFGSKNKTGLDEILEDVDSAESDMEAEYETNKRTVTSNKMKTDWQLTRHPLRIQLTVERVVINFAYLITLNIVVVDCKPLQRDNGIDQHCIIDNLLSEIFPNDHGDESPNWVNCFQARSMVNGKINEQGKPYLWAQRLAGLDFNGVVKSTPQTFINTEFVESVVVALKNRINYRFQFVKVLHLLEKGELNLNQDSNAAFPATIYSRLVSWAPSSYEECIVTSKNLDQLLNFLEINPKALMFFKATIERESAKLLAIFVVPVDYPNSAPICSLELLWNGKHTRENSEIIRGIEAEVNVSINELPPQHKIDILIVQLKKLTLHLDLITEIDGQLMKRGGGSWQSQAKPEFSAEKMIPQLIKGHDRTFPTKYDAGSGFFLHQ; from the exons ATGTCTAAAATATCTAAACGAATTGAATCTGAATCGGTGAAacaagacacaaaaaaaaacaaaaatgaactttCGATATTAGCAGTGGCGAATAAAGTGAAAGAATCTTCCAAG AATTTCAtggaaattgaagaaaaagaagttgaaTCCAGAACAGGAGAGAATGATTTGAAAATGTTCAAGGAAACATGTTCTGAAGTCAGGAGATTGATGACAGACATTTTGAAACTGAAAGTTTCAGGCAAAACAGATGAAGAAACCAAGAAAAAGATAATGGAAAAAAGGGTTGAGGCATCTCTGCTTTTTGTAACCTTGAAAAAACTGAACCGAATAGATAAACTTAGGCTGAAAAAGGCAAGGGACACAACCCACGATGCAAAACAACGTGTGGACTCATTTCATTTACAACTTGAAAACTTGTTATATGAAGTTTTTCATCTTAAAAAAGAAGTTGACAAGTGCTTGGAGTTCAAGTCAAAAGATGAAGATATTGAGCTAGTCCCAGTTGAAGAGTTCTATCAGGAGGCACCACCTAGCATTTCTAAAACA GAGCTCACCAAAAGCAACCAGCACAAGTTAACTTTGGCCCGTTTGGAGTGGGAATTCGAACAACGAAAACGTCTCTCGGAACAGTGCCGCAACTTAGAGCAAAATCGAGAAAAGGCCTCAAATGAAATTGcccagaaacaaaaacaacttgaAAGTCTGTTACCTAGACTAAATTCTATTCTTGAG TCTACACGTCCACTACaagaagaattaaatttaCCTGTGGAACGGATCAAGTTTCAAAAAGAACTGGCGTTGCTGCTGCCGGATCCTCTTTATATCTTATACAGTCAAATAAAAGCTTTTATTGAAGCATgtg TATTGTTTTACTCAGATCCATCATTGCAGATATCCATCGAAGGTGGAATGGAAGATGCCTTGAATTTTggttcgaaaaacaaaactggtTTGGACGAAATTCTGGAAGATGTAGATTCTGCAGAATCTGATATGGAAGCTGAATATGAAACTAATAAACGCACGGTGACTtcgaataaaatgaaaacagattGGCAACTTACTAGACATCCTTTACGTATTCAACTGACGGTTGAGCGCGTTGTAATCAATTTTGCGTActtaatcacattgaatattgTCGTTGTGGACTGTAAGCCATTACAGCGAGACAATGGAATCGA TCAGCATTGTATAATTGATAATCTTCTATCCGAAATTTTCCCGAATGATCATGGCGATGAATCACCAAATTGGGTCAACTGCTTCCAAGCAAGATCAATGGTTAATGGCAAAATTAACGAACAAGGTAAACCATACCTCTGGGCGCAGCGATTAGCCGGGTTAGATTTCAATGGTGTGGTGAAGTCTACGCCCCAAACTTTCATCAATACGGAGTTTGTTGAATCG GTTGTTGTTGCCCTTAAAAATAGGATCAACTATCGTTTTCAATTTGTTAAGGTTTTACATCTTCTTG AAAAAGGTGAACTAAATCTCAACCAGGATTCGAATGCTGCTTTTCCTGCAACAATATATTCGCGGCTTGTTTCGTGGGCTCCATCCAGTTATGAAGAATGCATTGTGACCTCAAAGAATCTGGATCAACTACTGAACTTTCTGGAAATAAATCCCAAAGCCCTTATGTTTTTTAAGGCAACCATTGAAAGGGAATCGG CAAAGTTACTTGCCATTTTCGTGGTTCCTGTCGACTATCCGAACTCCGCACCAATTTGTTCTTTGGAATTACTTTGGAATGGGAAACATACTAGAGAAAACAGTGAAATCATACGG GGAATTGAAGCTGAGGTTAACGTTTCTATTAATGAACTACCTCCACAGCACAAAATTGATATATTGATTGTGCAATTGAAGAAATTGACATTACATCTAGATCTGATTACAGAAATTGATGGGCAGTTAATGAAACGAGGGGGTGGAAGCTGGCAATCGCAAGCTAAACCAGAATTTTCCGCCGAGAAAATGATTCCGCAACTGATTAAAGGTCATGATAGAACATTTCCGACCAAATATGATGCTGGTTCTGGCTTCTTTCTACACCAATGa
- the LOC116917168 gene encoding 60S ribosomal protein L13, giving the protein MAPKRNNMIPNGHFHKQWQRYVKTWFNQPARKKRRHAHRVSKARRVFPRPTTSLKPIVRCPTFRYNTRVRAGRGFSLEELRAAKIPKRFAPTIGIAVDHRRRNKSVESLQMNATRLKVYKSKLILFPRNAKKPQKTDATAEEIKLAQQLTTEVMPITRSYKLEKARAITAADRKFSPYAVLRTARTTARLAGIRAKRAKEAAEDPEAAKEAKAKAAKAKAAKGGKKK; this is encoded by the exons ATGGCGCCGAAAAGGAACAACATGATTCCTAATGGACATTTCCACAAGCAGTGGCAGCGTTATGTCAAAACCTGGTTTAATCAG CCAGCTCGCAAGAAGAGGAGGCACGCACACCGTGTTTCCAAGGCTCGTCGCGTCTTTCCCCGACCTACGACTTCATTGAAGCCCATCGTCCGGTGCCCAACTTTCCGTTATAACACCCGTGTTCGTGCAGGAAGAGGATTCAGCTTGGAGGAATTGAGG GCTGCCAAGATCCCCAAGCGTTTTGCTCCAACCATTGGAATTGCTGTTGATCATCGTCGTCGCAACAAGTCTGTGGAATCTTTGCAGATGAATGCTACACGCTTGAAGGTCTACAAGAGCAAACTTATCCTCTTCCCACGCAATGCCAAGAAACCTCAAAAGACTGATGCTACT GCTGAGGAAATCAAATTGGCTCAACAGTTGACTACTGAAGTCATGCCCATTACCAGGTCATACAAACTGGAGAAGGCCCGTGCCATCACCGCAGCCGACCGTAAATTCTCTCCTTATGCTGTACTCCGCACGGCACGAACAACAGCACGCCTTGCAGGCATTCGTGCCAAGCGGGCTAAGGAAGCAGCAGAAGATCCTGAAGCGGCCAAGGAGGCAAAGGCAAAGGCCGCCAAAGCTAAGGCTGCCAAGGGTGGCAAGAAGAAGTAA